One stretch of Scatophagus argus isolate fScaArg1 chromosome 18, fScaArg1.pri, whole genome shotgun sequence DNA includes these proteins:
- the phldb2b gene encoding pleckstrin homology-like domain family B member 2 isoform X3, with product MTEVVSPASVRDSEMMFQPESDQMSPGESKSPPLDLIDTGKGLKVQTATPHLVSLGSGRLSVAITVLPLKEGVTRIGREDAAVPQDITIQGPGIEAEHCLISNEGGVVTLDPCGHLCSLDGVQVTVPTPLTQGYSLCLGKSYFFRFNHPEEASRMKSMLPQKSPVSALAYNTDYLKFSSDYSHSVVGGTSNARGMRSASELRDLMDTLQRKKIALENSLRANGNANPSYFSVTQSPPTTPITSPATSSSAYQEQARRFYGSDRPPVSLKSAPAVSSGRRSDPSSSLASRASFGRNQDGLGVSDSRRLHNSGSSTLLSTWNGGGSSVSVDGSSSFLLSLPPSSNSSRSPSAGGAASMPSSPRLGRRSYGNQEALPSSRARKYSAGSLSGMLGGGHSRSLPRLCPSPSPRDNNGVLALSTLPPRRSDVAGGYKFSKDHYNNSQSASSDLSHNSSNSTQLSSNRIQTQGEGVVSICLSTPKNLSSTTSSISSTAAPPDVTIPSRAGGSSSPRVAKKLSLTSTSSVGSISSTSSSPPELDQLTSRGVSPGMELYLGERERRGVGVELGGAQGLGLGERRSSFGKAGLEPGMGLGERRQSFGKAGVTPPGGFRERRGSISSLSGKEELTDYHHRQKEERLREQEVERLERQRLETILSLCSELGRAERDEGDVTTSPTSAVADLQKINQELEKLQLNDDDDDDDIPSVFSDSSAVNGTMGNGHTASAASENGFYDDELQVRQRRSSGHRDNRAESPAVSLRSFAPSPSPRTQRTIEALDDAARCRGQEVRPSEEEVRRVEEERIQVLNNMEELEQKIKELDNQMEESAREVEVEQALLEAEMESEVAALQQEKDALETLHNKMADLETKSQQEKEKACELLRAERGRVERLAQIVCEQRSQLDSCPEATKEPLQEQLARDCEVLETETKRFEDLEFQQLERESRQDEEKETHTQQLLREIADYQRSSVTRKERLLTLKKQAAQITQQAQREKENFLKERNNLEAMLQREKENLTTLERKYADLTGGRGFTLREGYVTVSEINELYSQLGGDPKPAPHPTLANASPESDVNPSPDDDTPKPPEDEHFRLLEERRRSEKDGGYHLSDTLPRKKPTPSATPKFMCATLGRNFSNKSHQPLVQSTSCGSILPRILSLSNKETESRRLHKVQPTSRAASQTNVYLDAFGYRDNQAFDTMSVDSTDSIETSISACSPDNVSSASTSNMAKLEEMERLLREAQAEKKTLLEHKEREMDMRKQALEEERRRREDLEKRLQEETSRRQKLIEREVKLREKQRAQSRPLTRYLPVRKDDFDLRAHIESAGHSTDTCFHLSISEKTCRGYLVKMGGKIKTWKKRWFVFDRNRRTLSYYADKHEAKLKGVIYFQAIEEVYYDHLKNAHKSPNPSLTFSVKTHDRVYYMVAPSPEAMRIWMDVIVTGAEGYTQFMV from the exons ATGACAGAAGTGGTCAGTCCCGCTTCCGTCAGG GACTCTGAGATGATGTTCCAGCCTGAGTCAGATCAGATGTCTCCAGGTGAATCCAAG TCTCCGCCTCTGGACCTGATTGACACGGGGAAGGGACTGAAGGTCCAGACAGCCACTCCTCATCTGGTGAGCCTGGGCAGCGGTAGGCTGAGTGTGGCCATCACCGTGCTGCCACTGAAAGAAg GGGTGACCCGCATAGGCCGCGAAGACGCCGCGGTTCCTCAAGACATCACTATCCAGGGGCCTGGGATCGAGGCAGAGCATTGTCTCATCAGCAATGAAG GAGGGGTGGTGACCCTGGACCCCTGTGGTCACCTCTGCAGTCTGGATGGAGTACAGGTCACCGTGCCCACACCACTCACACAGG GTTATTCCCTGTGTCTGGGTAAGTCCTATTTCTTCCGGTTCAACCATCCTGAGGAGGCCAGCAGAATGAAGAGCATGCTTCCACAAAAGAGCCCTGTGTCTGCTTTAGCCTACAACACAG ACTACCTGAAGTTCAGCAGTGACTATAGCCACTCGGTGGTAGGCGGCACCAGCAATGCGAGGGGCATGCGATCGGCCTCTGAGCTGCGGGACTTGATGGACACCCTGCAGCGCAAGAAGATTGCCCTGGAGAACAGCCTGAGAGCCAACGGGAATGCCAACCCCTCCTACTTCAGCGTGACACAA tcTCCCCCGACCACACCTATCACAAGCCCTGCCACATCCTCATCAGCCTATCAGGAACAGGCAAGGCGTTTCTATGGCTCAGATCGTCCTCCCGTGTCTTTGAAATCTGCTCCTGCTGTTTCCTCTGGACGACGATCCgatccttcctcttctctggcCTCTCGCGCCTCCTTCGGTCGCAACCAGGACGGCCTCGGTGTAAGCGATAGCCGACGGCTGCACAACTCAGGCTCCTCTACTTTACTGTCGACGTGGAATGGCGGAGGCTCCTCCGTTTCTGTTGATGGTAGCAGTagcttcctcctctctcttcctccctcctctaaCTCATCCCGCTCTCCATCAGCAGGAGGTGCGGCCAGCATGCCGTCAAGCCCCCGTCTTGGCCGCCGTAGCTATGGCAACCAAGAGGCATTGCCCAGCAGTCGAGCCAGGAAATACTCAGCAGGCTCGCTGAGTGGGATGCTGGGAGGAGGGCACAGCCGCTCGCTGCCACGCCTCTgcccctctccatctcctcgTGACAACAACGGAGTCCTGGCTTTGTCAACGCTGCCCCCACGGCGATCCGATGTTGCTGGGGGTTACAAATTTAGCAAAGACCATTACAACAACAGCCAGAGTGCCAGCTCCGACCTCAGCCACAACTCTAGCAACTCCACCCAGCTTTCATCCAACAGGATCCAAACTCAGGGAGAAGGTGTTGTTTCTATCTGCCTCTCCACCCCTAAGAACTTGTCCTCTaccacctcctccatctcttccacCGCTGCTCCACCTGATGTGACCATTCCGTCCAGAGCAGGAGGTTCTTCTTCTCCTCGTGTGGCCAAAAAACTCAGCCTGACCTCCACCAGCTCTGTGGGCTCCATCAGCTCCACAAGTTCCAGCCCTCCAGAACTGGATCAGCTGACGAGCCGTGGAGTCTCCCCAGGGATGGAGCTGTATttgggggagagggagaggcgaGGGGTAGGCGTAGAACTCGGTGGTGCCCAGGGACTTGGACTTGGAGAGAGGAGATCTTCGTTTGGGAAGGCGGGGCTGGAACCTGGGATGGGGTTGGGTGAGAGGAGGCAGTCATTTGGAAAGGCAGGGGTGACCCCACCAGGAGGTTTCAGGGAAAGAAGGGGGAGCATCAGCTCACTGAGTGGAAAGGAGGAACTGACCGACTACCACCACCGCCAAAAGGAGGAGAGACTTCGTGAGCAGGAGGTCGAGAGACTG GAGCGACAGCGGCTGGAGACCATCTTGTCTCTGTGCTCAGAGCTGGGCCGGGCTGAGAGAGACGAAGGTGACGTTACCACAAGTCCCACTTCAGCCGTGGCGGATCTCCAAAAGATCAACCAGGAGCTTGAGAAGCTTCAGCTGAAcgatgacgacgacgacgacgacatACCATCGGTCTTTTCGGACTCTTCTGCTGTCAATGGAACGATGGGGAACGGGCACACGGCCTCCGCTGCATCAGAGAATGGTTTCTATGATGACGAGCTACAGGTACGACAGAGGCGTAGCAGTGGTCACCGAGACAACAGGGCAGAATCACCTGCTGTCAGTCTACGAAGCTTCGCCCCTTCACCCTCTCCACGCACACAGAGGACCATTGAG GCTCTGGATGATGCAGCCCGCTGTcgtggacaggaagtgaggccTTCGGAGGAGGAAGTGAGGCGTGTGGAAGAGGAGAGGATCCAGGTGCTGAACAAcatggaggagctggagcaaAAGATCAAAGAGCTGGACAATCAAATGGAGGAATCTGCTCGAGAG GTGGAGGTTGAGCAAGCCCTGCTGGAGGCTGAGATGGAGTCAGAGGTAGCTGCTCTCCAGCAGGAAAAAGATGCTCTGGAAACACTTCACAACAAGATGGCTGACCTAGAGACCAAGTCccagcaggaaaaagaaaag GCGTGTGAGTTGCTGCGGGCAGAAAGGGGCAGAGTAGAGAGGTTGGCTCAGATTGTGTGTGAGCAGCGCTCCCAGCTGGACAGCTGCCCTGAGGCCACCAAGGAGCCCCTGCAGGAGCAGCTGGCCAGg gactgTGAGGTGCTCGAGACCGAGACGAAGCGTTTTGAGGACCTGGAGTTCCAGCAGCTGGAGCGAGAGAGCAGGCAGGACGAGGAGAAGGAGACCCACACGCAGCAGCTTCTCCGCGAGATCGCAGACTACCAGCGGAGCTCTGTCACTCGCAAG gaGCGGCTATTAACTCTGAAGAAGCAGGCAGCACAGATTACCCAGCAGGCTCAGCGAGAGAAGGAGAACTTCTTAAAGGAGAGGAACAACCTTGAAGCAATGCTCCAGAGG gAGAAAGAAAATCTCACCacactggaaagaaaatatgcagACCTCACCGGTGGCCGCGGTTTCACTCTGAGGGAG GGCTATGTCACAGTCAGTGAAATCAATGAGCTTTACTCACAGCTTGGGGGGGACCCTAAACCCGCCCCTCACCCCACCCTGGCCAATGCCTCTCCTGAGTCTGACGTAAACCCCTCCCCTGACGACGACACCCCCAAACCACCAGAGGATGAG CATTTCCGTTTGctggaagagaggagaaggtcCGAGAAAGACGGCGGCTACCATCTTAGTGACACGTTACCCAGGAAGAAACCCACACCCAGCGCCACCCCCAAGTTCATGTGTGCAACACTGGGCCGCAACTTCTCTAACAAG TCCCATCAGCCTCTGGTACAGAGCACAAGCTGTGGCAGCATTCTTCCAAGAATCCTCTCCTTATCCAACAAGGAAACTGAATCTCGGCGTCTGCATAAAG TTCAGCCCACCTCCCGAGCAGCTTCCCAGACCAACGTCTACCTCGATGCCTTTGGGTACCGTGACAACCAGGCCTTTGACACTATGAGTGTGGACAGCACCGACTCCATTGAAACCAGCATCTCTGCATGCTCACCTGACAATGTCTCCAG TGCCAGTACTTCAAATATGGCCAAGCTAGAGGAGATGGAGCGTTTGCTGAGAGAGGCCCAGGCAGAGAAGAAAACCCTCCTCGAACACAAG GAGCGAGAGATGGACATGCGAAAGCAGGCGCTGGAGGAGGAGCGGAGGAGAAGGGAGGACCTGGAGAAAAGGCTACAGGAGGAGACGAGCAGACGCCAGAAACTCATCGAACGCGAGGTGAAACTGCGAGAAAAACAGAGGGCACAG tcCCGGCCGCTGACGCGATACCTGCCGGTGCGAAAGGACGATTTTGACTTGCGGGCTCACATTGAGTCGGCGGGCCACAGCACAGATACGTGCTTCCACTTGTCCATCTCGGAAAAGACCTGCCGCGGCTACTTGGTCAAAATGGGAGGCAAAATCAAAACCTGGAAGAAACGCTGGTTCGTCTTTGACCGCAACCGACGCACACTCTCCTACTATGCAG ATAAACACGAAGCCAAGCTGAAAGGAGTCATTTACTTCCAAGCTATTGAAGAAGTGTATTATGATCACCTGAAGAACGCACACAAG AGCCCAAATCCCTCCCTGACCTTCAGTGTAAAGACTCATGACAGAGTTTACTACATGGTTGCTCCCTCTCCTGAGGCCATGAGGATCTGGATGGACGTGATCGTCACAGGTGCTGAGGGATACACCCAGTTCATGGTGTAG
- the phldb2b gene encoding pleckstrin homology-like domain family B member 2 isoform X5 — MTEVVSPASVRDSEMMFQPESDQMSPGESKSPPLDLIDTGKGLKVQTATPHLVSLGSGRLSVAITVLPLKEGVTRIGREDAAVPQDITIQGPGIEAEHCLISNEGGVVTLDPCGHLCSLDGVQVTVPTPLTQGYSLCLGKSYFFRFNHPEEASRMKSMLPQKSPVSALAYNTDYLKFSSDYSHSVVGGTSNARGMRSASELRDLMDTLQRKKIALENSLRANGNANPSYFSVTQSPPTTPITSPATSSSAYQEQARRFYGSDRPPVSLKSAPAVSSGRRSDPSSSLASRASFGRNQDGLGVSDSRRLHNSGSSTLLSTWNGGGSSVSVDGSSSFLLSLPPSSNSSRSPSAGGAASMPSSPRLGRRSYGNQEALPSSRARKYSAGSLSGMLGGGHSRSLPRLCPSPSPRDNNGVLALSTLPPRRSDVAGGYKFSKDHYNNSQSASSDLSHNSSNSTQLSSNRIQTQGEGVVSICLSTPKNLSSTTSSISSTAAPPDVTIPSRAGGSSSPRVAKKLSLTSTSSVGSISSTSSSPPELDQLTSRGVSPGMELYLGERERRGVGVELGGAQGLGLGERRSSFGKAGLEPGMGLGERRQSFGKAGVTPPGGFRERRGSISSLSGKEELTDYHHRQKEERLREQEVERLERQRLETILSLCSELGRAERDEGDVTTSPTSAVADLQKINQELEKLQLNDDDDDDDIPSVFSDSSAVNGTMGNGHTASAASENGFYDDELQVRQRRSSGHRDNRAESPAVSLRSFAPSPSPRTQRTIEALDDAARCRGQEVRPSEEEVRRVEEERIQVLNNMEELEQKIKELDNQMEESAREVEVEQALLEAEMESEVAALQQEKDALETLHNKMADLETKSQQEKEKACELLRAERGRVERLAQIVCEQRSQLDSCPEATKEPLQEQLARDCEVLETETKRFEDLEFQQLERESRQDEEKETHTQQLLREIADYQRSSVTRKERLLTLKKQAAQITQQAQREKENFLKERNNLEAMLQREKENLTTLERKYADLTGGRGFTLREHFRLLEERRRSEKDGGYHLSDTLPRKKPTPSATPKFMCATLGRNFSNKSHQPLVQSTSCGSILPRILSLSNKETESRRLHKVQPTSRAASQTNVYLDAFGYRDNQAFDTMSVDSTDSIETSISACSPDNVSSASTSNMAKLEEMERLLREAQAEKKTLLEHKEREMDMRKQALEEERRRREDLEKRLQEETSRRQKLIEREVKLREKQRAQSRPLTRYLPVRKDDFDLRAHIESAGHSTDTCFHLSISEKTCRGYLVKMGGKIKTWKKRWFVFDRNRRTLSYYADKHEAKLKGVIYFQAIEEVYYDHLKNAHKSPNPSLTFSVKTHDRVYYMVAPSPEAMRIWMDVIVTGAEGYTQFMV, encoded by the exons ATGACAGAAGTGGTCAGTCCCGCTTCCGTCAGG GACTCTGAGATGATGTTCCAGCCTGAGTCAGATCAGATGTCTCCAGGTGAATCCAAG TCTCCGCCTCTGGACCTGATTGACACGGGGAAGGGACTGAAGGTCCAGACAGCCACTCCTCATCTGGTGAGCCTGGGCAGCGGTAGGCTGAGTGTGGCCATCACCGTGCTGCCACTGAAAGAAg GGGTGACCCGCATAGGCCGCGAAGACGCCGCGGTTCCTCAAGACATCACTATCCAGGGGCCTGGGATCGAGGCAGAGCATTGTCTCATCAGCAATGAAG GAGGGGTGGTGACCCTGGACCCCTGTGGTCACCTCTGCAGTCTGGATGGAGTACAGGTCACCGTGCCCACACCACTCACACAGG GTTATTCCCTGTGTCTGGGTAAGTCCTATTTCTTCCGGTTCAACCATCCTGAGGAGGCCAGCAGAATGAAGAGCATGCTTCCACAAAAGAGCCCTGTGTCTGCTTTAGCCTACAACACAG ACTACCTGAAGTTCAGCAGTGACTATAGCCACTCGGTGGTAGGCGGCACCAGCAATGCGAGGGGCATGCGATCGGCCTCTGAGCTGCGGGACTTGATGGACACCCTGCAGCGCAAGAAGATTGCCCTGGAGAACAGCCTGAGAGCCAACGGGAATGCCAACCCCTCCTACTTCAGCGTGACACAA tcTCCCCCGACCACACCTATCACAAGCCCTGCCACATCCTCATCAGCCTATCAGGAACAGGCAAGGCGTTTCTATGGCTCAGATCGTCCTCCCGTGTCTTTGAAATCTGCTCCTGCTGTTTCCTCTGGACGACGATCCgatccttcctcttctctggcCTCTCGCGCCTCCTTCGGTCGCAACCAGGACGGCCTCGGTGTAAGCGATAGCCGACGGCTGCACAACTCAGGCTCCTCTACTTTACTGTCGACGTGGAATGGCGGAGGCTCCTCCGTTTCTGTTGATGGTAGCAGTagcttcctcctctctcttcctccctcctctaaCTCATCCCGCTCTCCATCAGCAGGAGGTGCGGCCAGCATGCCGTCAAGCCCCCGTCTTGGCCGCCGTAGCTATGGCAACCAAGAGGCATTGCCCAGCAGTCGAGCCAGGAAATACTCAGCAGGCTCGCTGAGTGGGATGCTGGGAGGAGGGCACAGCCGCTCGCTGCCACGCCTCTgcccctctccatctcctcgTGACAACAACGGAGTCCTGGCTTTGTCAACGCTGCCCCCACGGCGATCCGATGTTGCTGGGGGTTACAAATTTAGCAAAGACCATTACAACAACAGCCAGAGTGCCAGCTCCGACCTCAGCCACAACTCTAGCAACTCCACCCAGCTTTCATCCAACAGGATCCAAACTCAGGGAGAAGGTGTTGTTTCTATCTGCCTCTCCACCCCTAAGAACTTGTCCTCTaccacctcctccatctcttccacCGCTGCTCCACCTGATGTGACCATTCCGTCCAGAGCAGGAGGTTCTTCTTCTCCTCGTGTGGCCAAAAAACTCAGCCTGACCTCCACCAGCTCTGTGGGCTCCATCAGCTCCACAAGTTCCAGCCCTCCAGAACTGGATCAGCTGACGAGCCGTGGAGTCTCCCCAGGGATGGAGCTGTATttgggggagagggagaggcgaGGGGTAGGCGTAGAACTCGGTGGTGCCCAGGGACTTGGACTTGGAGAGAGGAGATCTTCGTTTGGGAAGGCGGGGCTGGAACCTGGGATGGGGTTGGGTGAGAGGAGGCAGTCATTTGGAAAGGCAGGGGTGACCCCACCAGGAGGTTTCAGGGAAAGAAGGGGGAGCATCAGCTCACTGAGTGGAAAGGAGGAACTGACCGACTACCACCACCGCCAAAAGGAGGAGAGACTTCGTGAGCAGGAGGTCGAGAGACTG GAGCGACAGCGGCTGGAGACCATCTTGTCTCTGTGCTCAGAGCTGGGCCGGGCTGAGAGAGACGAAGGTGACGTTACCACAAGTCCCACTTCAGCCGTGGCGGATCTCCAAAAGATCAACCAGGAGCTTGAGAAGCTTCAGCTGAAcgatgacgacgacgacgacgacatACCATCGGTCTTTTCGGACTCTTCTGCTGTCAATGGAACGATGGGGAACGGGCACACGGCCTCCGCTGCATCAGAGAATGGTTTCTATGATGACGAGCTACAGGTACGACAGAGGCGTAGCAGTGGTCACCGAGACAACAGGGCAGAATCACCTGCTGTCAGTCTACGAAGCTTCGCCCCTTCACCCTCTCCACGCACACAGAGGACCATTGAG GCTCTGGATGATGCAGCCCGCTGTcgtggacaggaagtgaggccTTCGGAGGAGGAAGTGAGGCGTGTGGAAGAGGAGAGGATCCAGGTGCTGAACAAcatggaggagctggagcaaAAGATCAAAGAGCTGGACAATCAAATGGAGGAATCTGCTCGAGAG GTGGAGGTTGAGCAAGCCCTGCTGGAGGCTGAGATGGAGTCAGAGGTAGCTGCTCTCCAGCAGGAAAAAGATGCTCTGGAAACACTTCACAACAAGATGGCTGACCTAGAGACCAAGTCccagcaggaaaaagaaaag GCGTGTGAGTTGCTGCGGGCAGAAAGGGGCAGAGTAGAGAGGTTGGCTCAGATTGTGTGTGAGCAGCGCTCCCAGCTGGACAGCTGCCCTGAGGCCACCAAGGAGCCCCTGCAGGAGCAGCTGGCCAGg gactgTGAGGTGCTCGAGACCGAGACGAAGCGTTTTGAGGACCTGGAGTTCCAGCAGCTGGAGCGAGAGAGCAGGCAGGACGAGGAGAAGGAGACCCACACGCAGCAGCTTCTCCGCGAGATCGCAGACTACCAGCGGAGCTCTGTCACTCGCAAG gaGCGGCTATTAACTCTGAAGAAGCAGGCAGCACAGATTACCCAGCAGGCTCAGCGAGAGAAGGAGAACTTCTTAAAGGAGAGGAACAACCTTGAAGCAATGCTCCAGAGG gAGAAAGAAAATCTCACCacactggaaagaaaatatgcagACCTCACCGGTGGCCGCGGTTTCACTCTGAGGGAG CATTTCCGTTTGctggaagagaggagaaggtcCGAGAAAGACGGCGGCTACCATCTTAGTGACACGTTACCCAGGAAGAAACCCACACCCAGCGCCACCCCCAAGTTCATGTGTGCAACACTGGGCCGCAACTTCTCTAACAAG TCCCATCAGCCTCTGGTACAGAGCACAAGCTGTGGCAGCATTCTTCCAAGAATCCTCTCCTTATCCAACAAGGAAACTGAATCTCGGCGTCTGCATAAAG TTCAGCCCACCTCCCGAGCAGCTTCCCAGACCAACGTCTACCTCGATGCCTTTGGGTACCGTGACAACCAGGCCTTTGACACTATGAGTGTGGACAGCACCGACTCCATTGAAACCAGCATCTCTGCATGCTCACCTGACAATGTCTCCAG TGCCAGTACTTCAAATATGGCCAAGCTAGAGGAGATGGAGCGTTTGCTGAGAGAGGCCCAGGCAGAGAAGAAAACCCTCCTCGAACACAAG GAGCGAGAGATGGACATGCGAAAGCAGGCGCTGGAGGAGGAGCGGAGGAGAAGGGAGGACCTGGAGAAAAGGCTACAGGAGGAGACGAGCAGACGCCAGAAACTCATCGAACGCGAGGTGAAACTGCGAGAAAAACAGAGGGCACAG tcCCGGCCGCTGACGCGATACCTGCCGGTGCGAAAGGACGATTTTGACTTGCGGGCTCACATTGAGTCGGCGGGCCACAGCACAGATACGTGCTTCCACTTGTCCATCTCGGAAAAGACCTGCCGCGGCTACTTGGTCAAAATGGGAGGCAAAATCAAAACCTGGAAGAAACGCTGGTTCGTCTTTGACCGCAACCGACGCACACTCTCCTACTATGCAG ATAAACACGAAGCCAAGCTGAAAGGAGTCATTTACTTCCAAGCTATTGAAGAAGTGTATTATGATCACCTGAAGAACGCACACAAG AGCCCAAATCCCTCCCTGACCTTCAGTGTAAAGACTCATGACAGAGTTTACTACATGGTTGCTCCCTCTCCTGAGGCCATGAGGATCTGGATGGACGTGATCGTCACAGGTGCTGAGGGATACACCCAGTTCATGGTGTAG